Genomic segment of Kibdelosporangium phytohabitans:
TCATCCCCGTGCCTCGCCCGGGGACCGCACCGCCGCCGCGGCCTTGCGCGCCCGATTGGGGGACACCGGCGACTGCGGCGCCGCGTCCCGGTTGGTCACTGCGAGGCCGTTCTCCCAGGTGGGGCACTGCCGGGGTTCCGCTTCCGAATGGTGTCGCCGGTGTTGAGCCACGGCGGCTCGGCGTCTCCTGTCCATCCCCGCCCACCAGGGCGAGGCCGTCGTAGCCGTGGGAACCCGCTGGGGGAGCAACGAATTCCTGGGGCACGACGGCGTCTTGCCCTGGCGTGTCCACTCTGCCTGACGTCCCCGCGCCTGCTGGTCTCGCGTCGGGTGCTCTCGTGCCAGTGGGGTGAGTCGCAGTCACCGCTGTGTCGCTCCCGGGCGGTGCAACAGCGGCGGTGGCCGGCCGCGCGGGCTGCTCAGTGGTCGCCGGTCGCACGTCGTGACCTTTCGTCCTGATCGGAACGACCGTGCCTGGCCCAGCGATGGCGGGTTGCGTCGTCCCCACCCGGTCCGGCACGTCGGGGTAGGCGGGCATCGCCGCGACGAAATCCGCCGTGGACGACTCGTACGCGGCCATCACGTCAGCGGCCTGCTGGTGCGCGGCCATCGCCTGCGCCTGCGCCACCACCACGTCCACGATCACGTTGGTGGCAGGCATGCCCTGGCCCGGCGCGATGTCGGGCAGGCTGACCGGCTCCGGCATCGCGTTGCGGGCGTCCACATAGGCGTTCGCCAAGTGCATGCTCTGCGCGCGGGCGACGATCGTGGCCACCGAGGCAGCACTCGCCCAGTCCGCGGAAGCCCGGATCGTGGCCGCGGCACCGTCCGCGGCCACACCGGTCCAGTCCGCGGCCAGGGCCGCGAGGTGACTGCTGATATTGCTGTGCACCGACTGCAGAACGGTGTTGGCTTCGTCGTAATAGGACATGGTGTCCTCACCCGCCTGCACTCCGGCGCCACCGTGGATGTTCTCGTACAACTGTCTGTGCGGTTTGTCGAGCCAGTTCCGTGCGGTCATCGTTCCTCCCCGGGACGATTCGCGGTTGGTCAGCGAGCCAGCAGATTCCCGACAACGGCATCGGCCACTTGAGCCGTTCGTCTGCACACTTCCGCCTTGCCGAGCCGGGCCCCGTCCTCGCGGTAGGTGACGTGCGCGACTTGTCCGTCCGCGACATCGACGACCACCACGCAGAAGACATAACTCGTCGGCAACAATTCGGTGAACACTTCGAAGCCGGGAAAAGCGTGCACGGTCAGTGGGCGAACCTCGCCGTTGACCTTCCCCGGTTTGAAGCGGTCGATACCCGAAGTCGTGACGGTGATGACGTCGAACACGATCTTGTTCTGCCGGGAGGCGAAGCCGCACAGTGGACTCTTGAAAGTGGGTTCCTGTCGCGGTCGCAGCGGTTCGTCCACACCGAATCGCTGTTGTTGTTCCTTTGTCAACAATGAGCAGGGATCGATGCCGGCGATCGGCAGATCACGCGGCCGCGGCGGATTCGGCGGCGGTGAGGTCCGCGAACCGGTCGTCGGCGCCGCGGCCGCGGATGAGCGGGAATCGTTCGCGCTGTTTCCGGACATGCGCTCGACGACTGGCGTGCCCGTCTCGGCTGTGGTGCACGCGGCCAGGGACAGCATCGCCAGAGCCGTCACGACGAGCGCGGTGCCGGCGGGTGCGTGGTGTCGGTCAGCCACCGTCGCCACCTCGGAGGGTGCCGGAGTTGCCATCTTCCGTGGCCCGGTAGGCGGAAGCGCTGCGCTGCAGATCGTCCGCGATGGCCCGCAACCACTGCTGGTACCGGGTGACCGCGTCGATGTGCACCTGGCCCGCCTTGCTGAAGCCCGCGGCGGCCTCGGCCGAGACCTCGTCGTCGGCCATCGGGCTCATCTGCAGTTTCCGGCTGCCGTCGGTGATCAGCTCGCTGAGGGTTTGGGCATTTTCCCTGAATACTCGCACTGTCTGCTCCACCTGCTCCGGTCGAATATCAAGACTCGGTGCAGTGTGACCAGTGGAATCACCGGCCACGATTCTTGGCGGTGCGATTCGCGGCGGCGGTGGCGATGGCGATGGATCGGTAGCCACGACGTTCTCATCGTCCGGCTTCATCGGCATGCCGCTCCCTCGTGACAGACGACGTCCGCAGTCGACGATAGTCAGCTCACGATTCCCGTCCGCCGGAATCCGTGCGATGATCTT
This window contains:
- a CDS encoding DUF3558 domain-containing protein; the protein is MADRHHAPAGTALVVTALAMLSLAACTTAETGTPVVERMSGNSANDSRSSAAAAPTTGSRTSPPPNPPRPRDLPIAGIDPCSLLTKEQQQRFGVDEPLRPRQEPTFKSPLCGFASRQNKIVFDVITVTTSGIDRFKPGKVNGEVRPLTVHAFPGFEVFTELLPTSYVFCVVVVDVADGQVAHVTYREDGARLGKAEVCRRTAQVADAVVGNLLAR
- a CDS encoding PE family protein: MPMKPDDENVVATDPSPSPPPPRIAPPRIVAGDSTGHTAPSLDIRPEQVEQTVRVFRENAQTLSELITDGSRKLQMSPMADDEVSAEAAAGFSKAGQVHIDAVTRYQQWLRAIADDLQRSASAYRATEDGNSGTLRGGDGG